In one Lolium rigidum isolate FL_2022 chromosome 3, APGP_CSIRO_Lrig_0.1, whole genome shotgun sequence genomic region, the following are encoded:
- the LOC124702257 gene encoding ubiquitin-activating enzyme E1 3-like, translating into MVAGGGASNGNGVAEIDEDLHSRQLAVYGREAMRLLFASNVLVSGLNGLGAETAKNLALAGVKSVTLHDVENVEMWDLSGNFFLSEDDIGKNRAVACVAKMQELNNAVLISALTEELSNEHLSKFQAVVFTNLTLDKSVEFDDYCRSQQPPIAFIKAEVCGLFGSVFCDFGPEFTVLDVDGEEPRTGIIASISNGNPATVFCIDDERLEFKEGDLVVFKEVNGMTELNDGKPRKILDAGLSYFHIEEDTRNFGIYAKGGIATQVKESTILEFRSLRECIKEPGNFLFGDFTKYQHPPLLHFAFLALDKFREKFGRFPVAGSDQDARRFVEFTASVNEATIDYKMDRLDEKLLRNFASGSRAVLNPMAAIFGGIVGQEVVKACSGKFRPQYQFFYFDSLESLPTYALDHKDLKQLNSRYDAQISVFGSKLQKKMRDTNVFVVGSGALGCEFLKNLALMGVSCGRKGKLTITDDDVIEKSNLSQQFLFRDWNIGQGKSTVAATAASAINSSLHIDALQNRACPETEHVFHDAFWEGLDVVINALDNVNARLYMDMRCLYFQKPLLESGTLGPKCNTQMVIPHLSENYGASRDPPEKQAPMCTVHSFPHNIDHCLTWARSEFEGLLEKTPNEVNSFISNPAEYAAAMRKAGDAQARELLERVRECLDKERCDKFEDCVAWARLKFEDYFSNRVKQLTFTFPEDTVISTGAPFWSAPKRFPRPVQFSTVDSSHIQFILAASILRAVSFGIAVPDWAKNRDSLADAVSKVAVPEFEPKSGVKIETDEKATNLSSASVDDGANIEDLLTKLEACAKKLPSGFQMKPIQFEKDDDTNFHVDLIAGLANMRARNYGIPEVDKLKAKFIAGRIIPAIATTTAMATGFVCLELYKVLAGGHRLEDYRNTYANLAIPMFLMCEPGEAKVMKHQDMRWTVWDRWSIKGNITVAELLKWLSDKGLNAYSVSCGTSLLYNTMFPRHQDRLNRKLVDLAQEVGKVDVPAYRKHLDVVVACEDKNGNDVDIPLISIYFR; encoded by the exons ATGGTTGCCGGGGGCGGCGCCAGCAACGGGAACGGGGTGGCGGAGATCGATGAGGACCTCCACAGCAGGCAGCTCGCCGTGTACGGCAGGGAGGCCATGCGGCTGCTCTTCGCCTCCAACGTGCTCGTCTCCGGCCTCAACGGGCTTGGGGCTGAGACCG CAAAGAATCTTGCTCTGGCGGGTGTTAAATCTGTCACCCTACATGATGTAGAAAATGTGGAAATGTGGGACCTATCAGGCAATTTCTTCCTATCTGAGGATGATATTGGGAAGAACAGGGCTGTTGCTTGCGTTGCAAAAATGCAAGAACTTAACAACGCTGTTCTTATATCTGCTCTAACAGAAGAACTGAGTAATGAACACCTTTCGAAGTTCCAG GCTGTTGTTTTCACCAACTTAACTCTAGACAAGTCAGTTGAATTTGATGATTATTGTCGTAGCCAGCAGCCTCCAATCGCCTTCATCAAAGCAGAAGTCTGTGGTCTTTTTGGTAGCGTATTTTGTGACTTCGGGCCTGAGTTCACTGTGCTTGATGTTGATGGTGAAGAACCCCGGACTGGTATAATTGCATCCATCAGCAATGGCAATCCTGCAACGGTTTTCTGTATTGATGATGAGCGCCTTGAATTCAAAGAAGGTGATCTTGTTGTTTTCAAGGAGGTCAATGGGATGACAGAACTGAATGATGGCAAGCCCAGAAAGATACTAGATGCAGGGCTATCTTATTTTCACATTGAGGAGGATACACGTAACTTTGGCATTTATGCAAAAGGTGGGATTGCTACCCAGGTGAAAGAATCAACAATCTTAGAGTTCAGGAGTCTGAGAGAATGTATAAAAGAACCAGGCAATTTCCTTTTTGGTGATTTCACAAAATACCAGCATCCTCCGCTGCTTCACTTCGCATTTCTAGCCTTGGATAAGTTCAGGGAGAAGTTTGGGCGCTTCCCTGTTGCTGGTTCTGACCAGGATGCTCGAAGATTTGTGGAGTTCACTGCTTCTGTTAATGAGGCCACAATTGATTATAAGATGGATAGACTTGATGAGAAGTTGCTGCGAAATTTTGCAAGTGGTTCTAGAGCTGTCCTGAATCCAATGGCTGCAATATTTGGTGGTATTGTTGGTCAAGAAGTTGTGAAGGCTTGTTCTGGGAAATTTCGCCCTCAGTACCAG ttcTTCTATTTTGACTCGCTAGAATCTCTGCCAACCTATGCATTGGACCATAAAGACTTGAAGCAATTGAATAGCCGTTACGATGCTCAGATATCTGTTTTTGGTTCTAAGCTTCAGAAGAAGATGCGAGACACTAATGTTTTTGTTGTCGGATCTGGTGCTCTTGGATGTGAGTTCTTGAAGAACCTTGCTTTAATGGGGGTATCTTGTGGCCGTAAAGGAAAGCTAACTATAACAGATGATGATGTCATTGAGAAAAGCAACTTGAGCCAGCAATTTCTGTTTCGTGATTGGAACATTGGACAGGGAAAATCTACAGTAGCTGCTACGGCTGCTAGTGCTATCAACTCCAGCCTGCATATTGATGCTCTTCAGAATCGTGCATGTCCAGAGACTGAACATGTGTTCCATGATGCGTTCTGGGAGGGCCTTGATGTTGTCATAAATGCACTTGATAATGTTAATGCTAGGTTGTACATGGACATGCGATGCCTATACTTCCAGAAACCACTCTTGGAATCTGGAACCTTGGGTCCGAAATGTAATACACAGATGGTGATTCCTCACCTTAGTGAAAACTATGGAGCTTCACGGGATCCTCCTGAGAAACAGGCACCAATGTGCACAGTCCATTCTTTTCCACACAATATTGACCATTGTCTAACATGGGCTCGCTCAGAGTTtgagggtctgctagaaaaaACTCCAAATGAAGTGAACTCATTTATTTCCAATCCTGCTGAATATGCTGCTGCTATGAGGAAGGCAGGTGATGCTCAAGCCAGGGAATTGCTCGAGCGTGTGCGTGAATGCCTTGATAAGGAGCGATGTGATAAATTTGAAGATTGTGTAGCTTGGGCAAGACTGAA GTTTGAAGATTACTTCTCTAATCGTGTGAAACAGCTAACATTCACATTTCCTGAAGATACTGTCATTAGTACTGGTGCTCCTTTCTGGTCTGCCCCTAAGCGTTTCCCTCGCCCGGTGCAATTTTCAACTGTTGATTCATCTCACATTCAATTCATACTGGCTGCTTCCATAttgag AGCGGTATCTTTTGGGATAGCTGTACCTGACTGGGCGAAGAACAGGGATAGTCTGGCTGATGCAGTAAGTAAGGTTGCAGTGCCTGAATTTGAGCCAAAGAGTGGGGTTAAGATTGAAACAGATGAGAAGGCAACTAACCTCTCCAGTGCCTCCGTTGATGATGGTGCTAATATCGAAGATCTTCTAACTAAGCTGGAAGCATGTGCCAAGAAACTGCCTTCAGGATTCCAAATGAAACCTATTCAGTTTGAGAAG GACGATGATACAAATTTCCATGTGGACTTGATTGCTGGTCTTGCAAATATGCGTGCGAGGAACTACGGTATTCCAGAGGTAGACAAGCTGAAGGCAAAGTTCATTGCAGGAAGAATCATTCCAGCTATCGCAACTACGACAGCTATGGCCACAGGCTTTGTGTGCCTTGAGCTTTACAAGGTTCTGGCAGGTGGCCACCGACTTGAAGACTACCGCAATACGTACGCCAACCTGGCAATACCAATGTTCTTAATGTGTGAACCTGGTGAGGCCAAGGTGATGAAGCATCAAGACATGAGATGGACAGTGTGGGACAGATGGTCTATCAAAGGCAACATCACTGTGGCAGAGCTCCTAAAATGGTTAAGTGACAAGGGCCTGAATGCTTACAGCGTCTCCTGTGGCACATCCTTGCTGTACAACACCATGTTCCCTAGGCACCAGGATCGACTAAACAGGAAGTTGGTGGATCTCGCCCAGGAGGTGGGTAAGGTAGATGTTCCAGCATACAGGAAGCACCTTGATGTTGTCGTGGCTTGCGAGGATAAGAACGGGAACGACGTTGACATTCCTCTTATCTCCATTTACTTCCGATAG
- the LOC124698147 gene encoding protein MALE DISCOVERER 2-like isoform X2 — MERPPPASPRLLLLFLVAVSWALGGAGIGGFAVGAEALISNGASFSRRRLLQIGGENQGAQFLFSPGQAPSSNSRSNARAPTSGPVSAPSPSPFISLSEGSPSPFSQSIRQQPPSHHHPSIVRPHPLTARPATQGAEHDHSAQTPSRSAHKHSLTTYGLVAAGISAFLIISAVGALYCRAKKVGTVKPWVTGLSGQLQKAFVTGVPALKRSELESASEDFSNIIGSTSSCMMYKGTLSSGVEIAVASSLITSAKDWSKEWESQYRKKITSLSKVNHRNFMNLLGYCEEGHPFTRAMVFEYAPNGTLFEYLHVRESEKLDWVTRLRISMGIAYCLEHMHQLKPPVIPSSFDSTTIYLTDDFAAKVSDLDFSNNTRGPNSTHGVSNPSSELEDAVHKYGMVLLEILTGRVPCSEEDGRLEQWASRYFDGEMSVADLIDPSTGSFSEEAARALCEIVRSCINPDPKRRPTMAEVAARLREITALGPDGATPKVSPLWWAELEIMSSES, encoded by the exons ATGGAGCGGCCCCCGCCCGCCAGCCCCAGGCTTCTTCTTTTGTTCCTGGTTGCTGTTTCTTGGGCGCTCGGTGGCGCAG GGATTGGAGGCTTTGCAGTTGGAGCTGAGGCCCTGATCAGCAATGGAGCTTCTTTTAGCCGTAG AAGATTGCTGCAGATTGGTGGTGAAAACCAAGGTGCTCAGTTTCTATTCTCACCTGGGCAAGCTCCCTCAAGTAATAGTAGGTCCAATGCGAGAGCTCCTACATCAGGACCAGTGTCTGCTCCTTCACCCTCACCATTCATATCCCTATCAGAAGGCTCACCGTCACCATTTTCACAATCCATACGACAGCAACCCCCTTCACACCATCATCCATCGATAGTCCGTCCGCATCCACTTACGGCTAGGCCGGCAACTCAGGGAGCTGAGCATGATCATTCGGCTCAGACTCCATCGCGCTCCGCGCATAAACATTCCTTGACAACATACGGTTTAGTTGCGGCAGGGATTTCTGCTTTCCTTATCATATCAGCAGTTGGTGCTTTGTACTGCCGAGCTAAAAAGGTGGGGACTGTGAAACCTTGGGTGACAGGACTTAGCGGGCAATTGCAAAAAGCTTTTGTAACAG GTGTGCCTGCACTAAAACGGTCAGAGCTGGAATCAGCTAGCGAGGATTTCAGCAATATAATTGGTTCTACATCTAGCTGCATGATGTACAAGGGAACTTTATCAAGTGGAGTTGAAATTGCAGTTGCGTCAAGTTTGATAACATCTGCAAAGGATTGGTCCAAAGAATGGGAATCACAGTACAGGAAAAAG ATCACAAGTTTGTCCAAAGTAAACCACAGGAATTTTATGAACTTACTTGGCTACTGTGAGGAAGGGCATCCTTTTACAAGAGCAATGGTGTTTGAATATGCTCCGAATGGAACACTTTTTGAGTATCTACATG TTAGAGAATCCGAGAAGCTGGATTGGGTGACGCGGCTCAGGATATCCATGGGGATTGCTTACTGTCTGGAGCACATGCATCAGCTGAAACCACCTGTTATTCCAAGTAGTTTTGACTCGACGACCATATACCTCACCGATGATTTTGCCGCGAAGGTCTCGGATCTTGATTTTTCAAACAACACGAGGGGACCGAATTCAACCCATGGTGTCTCGAATCCCTCATCGGAGCTGGAAGACGCCGTGCATAAATACGGTATGGTGTTGCTGGAAATACTGACAGGAAGGGTCCCCTGCTCCGAGGAGGACGGTCGACTGGAGCAGTGGGCGTCTCGCTACTTCGACGGCGAGATGAGTGTTGCGGACCTAATTGACCCGAGCACCGGTTCCTTCTCCGAGGAGGCTGCACGTGCACTGTGTGAGATAGTGAGGTCCTGCATCAATCCAGACCCGAAGAGGAGGCCGACGATGGCGGAGGTTGCAGCTCGGTTGAGGGAGATCACGGCGCTGGGTCCTGACGGAGCAACTCCGAAGGTGTCACCCCTGTGGTGGGCTGAGCTTGAGATCATGTCTTCCGAGAGCTAG
- the LOC124698147 gene encoding protein MALE DISCOVERER 2-like isoform X1, with protein MERPPPASPRLLLLFLVAVSWALGGAGIGGFAVGAEALISNGASFSRRNYRRLLQIGGENQGAQFLFSPGQAPSSNSRSNARAPTSGPVSAPSPSPFISLSEGSPSPFSQSIRQQPPSHHHPSIVRPHPLTARPATQGAEHDHSAQTPSRSAHKHSLTTYGLVAAGISAFLIISAVGALYCRAKKVGTVKPWVTGLSGQLQKAFVTGVPALKRSELESASEDFSNIIGSTSSCMMYKGTLSSGVEIAVASSLITSAKDWSKEWESQYRKKITSLSKVNHRNFMNLLGYCEEGHPFTRAMVFEYAPNGTLFEYLHVRESEKLDWVTRLRISMGIAYCLEHMHQLKPPVIPSSFDSTTIYLTDDFAAKVSDLDFSNNTRGPNSTHGVSNPSSELEDAVHKYGMVLLEILTGRVPCSEEDGRLEQWASRYFDGEMSVADLIDPSTGSFSEEAARALCEIVRSCINPDPKRRPTMAEVAARLREITALGPDGATPKVSPLWWAELEIMSSES; from the exons ATGGAGCGGCCCCCGCCCGCCAGCCCCAGGCTTCTTCTTTTGTTCCTGGTTGCTGTTTCTTGGGCGCTCGGTGGCGCAG GGATTGGAGGCTTTGCAGTTGGAGCTGAGGCCCTGATCAGCAATGGAGCTTCTTTTAGCCGTAG GAATTATAGAAGATTGCTGCAGATTGGTGGTGAAAACCAAGGTGCTCAGTTTCTATTCTCACCTGGGCAAGCTCCCTCAAGTAATAGTAGGTCCAATGCGAGAGCTCCTACATCAGGACCAGTGTCTGCTCCTTCACCCTCACCATTCATATCCCTATCAGAAGGCTCACCGTCACCATTTTCACAATCCATACGACAGCAACCCCCTTCACACCATCATCCATCGATAGTCCGTCCGCATCCACTTACGGCTAGGCCGGCAACTCAGGGAGCTGAGCATGATCATTCGGCTCAGACTCCATCGCGCTCCGCGCATAAACATTCCTTGACAACATACGGTTTAGTTGCGGCAGGGATTTCTGCTTTCCTTATCATATCAGCAGTTGGTGCTTTGTACTGCCGAGCTAAAAAGGTGGGGACTGTGAAACCTTGGGTGACAGGACTTAGCGGGCAATTGCAAAAAGCTTTTGTAACAG GTGTGCCTGCACTAAAACGGTCAGAGCTGGAATCAGCTAGCGAGGATTTCAGCAATATAATTGGTTCTACATCTAGCTGCATGATGTACAAGGGAACTTTATCAAGTGGAGTTGAAATTGCAGTTGCGTCAAGTTTGATAACATCTGCAAAGGATTGGTCCAAAGAATGGGAATCACAGTACAGGAAAAAG ATCACAAGTTTGTCCAAAGTAAACCACAGGAATTTTATGAACTTACTTGGCTACTGTGAGGAAGGGCATCCTTTTACAAGAGCAATGGTGTTTGAATATGCTCCGAATGGAACACTTTTTGAGTATCTACATG TTAGAGAATCCGAGAAGCTGGATTGGGTGACGCGGCTCAGGATATCCATGGGGATTGCTTACTGTCTGGAGCACATGCATCAGCTGAAACCACCTGTTATTCCAAGTAGTTTTGACTCGACGACCATATACCTCACCGATGATTTTGCCGCGAAGGTCTCGGATCTTGATTTTTCAAACAACACGAGGGGACCGAATTCAACCCATGGTGTCTCGAATCCCTCATCGGAGCTGGAAGACGCCGTGCATAAATACGGTATGGTGTTGCTGGAAATACTGACAGGAAGGGTCCCCTGCTCCGAGGAGGACGGTCGACTGGAGCAGTGGGCGTCTCGCTACTTCGACGGCGAGATGAGTGTTGCGGACCTAATTGACCCGAGCACCGGTTCCTTCTCCGAGGAGGCTGCACGTGCACTGTGTGAGATAGTGAGGTCCTGCATCAATCCAGACCCGAAGAGGAGGCCGACGATGGCGGAGGTTGCAGCTCGGTTGAGGGAGATCACGGCGCTGGGTCCTGACGGAGCAACTCCGAAGGTGTCACCCCTGTGGTGGGCTGAGCTTGAGATCATGTCTTCCGAGAGCTAG
- the LOC124698148 gene encoding ethylene-overproduction protein 1-like — MTNNFLTTIRSLKLIEGYKAAQIYPFSSGASTSGSSGDAGGGGGSKPPPPPPPRSVSLMSASMCYPHAPSTSGSDSTLPCGLPSAAALDPALDACLRPVDHVSALAASYRRMSSAEAAGDDLCDVYLEQHALFRAIGDARLLRRALRAARVQACDPHRRVVLAAWLRYERREDEFDPMPPPLDPCTPTTPLLECPRSAVFARESSGVDPVCPCRRPPPPPPTPRPPRLSRNPSNAFAPADEDDEEEAETNDLWFIIGQEEVACERSCIAALAKPLNTLLYGGFAEARRDHIDFSRDGISPRGMRAVAAYSRNGRLDDFPPDTMLELLAFANKFCCEGLKVACDNKLASMVRGVDEALSLIDLGLEEAAHLLVATCLQAFLRELPKSLANPEVARLLCSPEGRELLDAAGNASFALYYFLSYVAMEEDMRSNTTVMLLERLWECAEQPWHKQLALHQLGCVMLERGEFKDAQGWFEDAVAEGHVYSLAGVARAKYKCGHKYMAYKLMNRVVGDYDPAGWMYQERSVYCVGKEKMADLRTATELDPTLTYPYKYRAAALLEEDKYEAALEEIDKVLSFRMVPDCLELRAWFYLAAGDFEAALQDVRAILTLDPTYMMFHGKMHGEQLIELLRGHVQHWDMADCWMQLYDRWSGVDDIGSLAVVQQMLAREPGNSSLRFRQSLLLLRLNCQKAAMRSLRLARNSSIHEHERLVYEGWILYDTGHREEALEKAEQSIRLQRSFEAFFLKAYALGDSSLDVESALSVVQLLEQANSCASDNLRKGQAYNNMGSIYVDCDLLDEATECYSIALSIKHTRAHQGLARVHYLKNRKKAAFDEMSSLLKIAKNSASAYEKRSEYAERDVAKSDLNMATLLDPTRTYPYRYRAAVLMDENKEDEAIGELSQALAFKPDLQLLHLRAAFFDSMGDNTSTLRDCEAALCMDPTHGDTLDLYSRASTKADQSQS, encoded by the exons ATGACGAACAACTTCCTGACCACCATACGGAGCCTCAAGCTGATCGAGGGCTACAAGGCCGCGCAAATCTACCCATTCAGTTCCGGGGCCTCCACCTCCGGCTCCTCCGGGGatgccggaggcggcggcgggtccaagccgcccccgccgccgccgccgcgcagcgtCTCCCTGATGTCCGCGTCCATGTGCTACCCGCACGCGCCCTCCACGTCGGGCTCCGACTCCACCCTGCCCTGCGGCCTCCCGTCGGCCGCGGCGCTCGACCCGGCGCTCGACGCGTGCCTCCGCCCCGTCGACCACGTCTCCGCGCTCGCCGCCTCCTACCGCCGGATGTCGTCGGCCGAGGCGGCGGGCGACGACCTCTGCGACGTGTACCTGGAGCAGCACGCGCTCTTCCGCGCGATCGGGGACGCGCGCCTGCTGCGGCGGGCGCTCCGCGCCGCGCGCGTCCAGGCCTGCGACCCGCACCGCCGCGTCGTGCTCGCCGCCTGGCTCCGCTACGAGCGCCGCGAGGACGAGTTCGACCCCATGCCGCCGCCGCTCGACCCCTGCACCCCGACCACCCCGCTCCTCGAGTGCCCGCGCTCCGCGGTCTTCGCCAGGGAGTCCTCCGGCGTGGACCCCGTCTGCccctgccgccgcccgccgcctcctccccctaCCCCTCGCCCTCCGCGCCTCAGCCGCAACCCGTCGAACGCCTTCGCTcccgccgacgaggacgacgaggaagaggcggAGACCAACGACCTGTGGTTCATCATCGGGCAGGAGGAGGTGGCGTGCGAGCGCTCCTGCATCGCCGCGCTAGCCAAGCCGCTCAACACGCTCCTCTACGGCGGGTTCGCCGAGGCGCGCCGCGACCACATCGACTTCAGCCGCGACGGGATCTCGCCGCGCGGCATGCGCGCCGTCGCCGCATACAGCAGGAACGGCCGCCTCGACGACTTCCCGCCGGACACCATGCTCGAGCTCCTCGCCTTCGCCAACAAGTTCTGCTGCGAGGGCCTGAAAGTCGCCTGCGACAACAAGCTCGCCTCCATGGTGCGCGGCGTCGACGAGGCCCTCTCCCTCATCGACCTCGGCCTCGAGGAGGCCGCGCACCTTCTCGTCGCCACCTGCCTCCAGGCGTTCCTGCGGGAGCTCCCAAAGTCGCTCGCCAACCCCGAGGTCGCGCGCCTGCTCTGCAGCCCGGAGGGCAGGGAGCTCCTCGACGCCGCCGGGAACGCGTCCTTCGCGCTCTACTACTTCCTCTCGTACGTGGCCATGGAGGAGGACATGAGGTCCAACACCACGGTCATGCTCCTGGAGCGGCTCTGGGAATGCGCCGAGCAGCCATGGCACAAGCAGCTGGCGCTGCACCAGCTCGGCTGCGTCATGCTGGAGCGCGGCGAGTTCAAGGACGCGCAGGGGTGGTTCGAGGACGCCGTCGCCGAGGGCCACGTCTACTCGCTCGCCGGAGTGGCGCGCGCCAAGTACAAGTGCGGGCACAAGTACATGGCCTACAAGCTCATGAACAGGGTCGTCGGGGACTACGACCCCGCCGGCTGGATGTACCAGGAACGCTCCGTCTACTGCGTCGGCAAGGAGAAGATGGCCGATCTCCGGACGGCGACGGAGCTCGACCCGACGCTGACATACCCGTACAAGTACCGTGCCGCCGCGTTGCTGGAGGAGGACAAGTACGAGGCTGCGCTGGAAGAGATCGACAAGGTGCTCAGCTTCAGGATGGTGCCCGACTGCCTCGAGCTCCGTGCCTGGTTCTACCTTGCCGCTGGGGACTTTGAGGCCGCCCTGCAGGACGTGAGAGCGATACTGACGTTGGACCCGACGTACATGATGTTCCATGGGAAAATGCACGGGGAGCAGCTGATCGAGCTCCTCCGAGGGCATGTGCAGCACTGGGACATGGCTGATTGTTGGATGCAGCTCTACGACCGGTGGTCGGGGGTCGACGACATCGGCTCTCTGGCTGTTGTGCAGCAGATGCTCGCCAGGGAACCCGGGAACAGCAGCTTGCGGTTCAGACAGTCGCTGCTCCTGTTAAG GCTAAATTGTCAGAAGGCTGCTATGCGTAGTTTGAGATTAGCACGGAATAGTTCCATTCATGAGCACGAGAGACTTGTTTACGAAGGATGGATTTTATACGACACCGGACATCGCGAGGAAGCACTCGAGAAGGCTGAGCAATCAATCAGACTCCAAAGATCATTTGAAGCCTTTTTCCTGAAGGCTTACGCTCTAGGAGATTCTAGCCTCGACGTCGAATCCGCGCTTTCTGTTGTTCAACTTCTAGAGCAGGCCAACAGTTGTGCATCAGACAACCTTCGGAAGGGGCAA GCATACAACAATATGGGGAGCATATACGTGGATTGTGATCTGCTGGATGAGGCAACCGAGTGTTACAGCATAGCACTGAGCATTAAGCACACACGGGCACACCAGGGTCTGGCACGGGTCCATTACCTGAAGAACAGAAAAAAGGCTGCGTTTGATGAGATGTCATCGCTTCTAAAGATCGCTAAAAACAGCGCATCGGCATACGAGAAACGGTCGGAATATGCTGAGCGGGATGTCGCAAAAAGTGATCTCAACATGGCGACATTGTTGGATCCGACCAGGACCTACCCTTACAGATACAGAGCAGCTG TTCTGATGGACGAGAACAAGGAGGACGAGGCGATCGGGGAGCTGTCACAGGCCCTGGCTTTCAAGCCGGACCTCCAGCTGCTCCAcctccgcgcagccttcttcgACTCCATGGGCGACAACACGAGCACGCTCCGCGACTGCGAGGCCGCCCTGTGCATGGACCCGACGCACGGTGACACGCTAGATCTGTACAGCAGGGCTTCCACCAAGGCTGATCAGTCACAAAGCTAG